A stretch of the Siniperca chuatsi isolate FFG_IHB_CAS linkage group LG24, ASM2008510v1, whole genome shotgun sequence genome encodes the following:
- the rpgrb gene encoding retinitis pigmentosa GTPase regulator b, translated as MAGEAEDEIPESGAVFTFGKSKFADNVPSKFWLKNDVPLKIACGDEHTALITENGKLFMFGSNNWGQLGLGSKVIVNKPTCVKALKSEKVQFVACGRNHTLICTARGKVFAAGGNSEGQLGLGDCEERTAFRRIESFDSRGPIKMLAAGSNTSAALTESGKLFMWGDNTEGQIGLGKESHASSPQEVSVGRPISWVSCGYYHSALVTVDGALYTFGESDSGKLGLGTDQLPRHRVPQQVKSIKEPVIQVACGGGHTVALTEDDVYTFGLGQFGQLGHGTFTFESRLPRPIEHFKKGRVCQVACGENHTAVITDGGLLYTFGDGRHGKLGLGEENFTNQFKPTLCPRFLKYNVQATTCGGCHMVVLARPRDQSCGDVTLEEDDVTEDYLEKPYVELLGDAADSSTLQRSLSARVRRRERERSPDQFGAMFRTLPAMMPGYLHPPLPVSSQTIPPRLPPPELTHRKVLNGTHQHGSAGSNHQEQTGGETDSVVESLTDTDSVKGLGETTDFLNMTHVMKMDPSDKTLTLSPVQKRKGKHGKTNKGQKENQKSGGKLLKQSSFSSTSPSQKSETVSPRRALPTELLRGHSARSLASQSSQRQKTTNQNKENLIMAVEELQRKPSKNKPPSVGDIRKASSKQQLRPVQGKSQLIEVGRKRVPDSKQSPETRKTVSGVCSESVLAKVKQVQPKPVSVKSKPIAMQRQHAGVSSPAKRSDTDSPGFHLSSALDEESLDSSRLLSGVKKNSKPKGNTDVSKKSKNEKNKKEAQSKKESKLAKETSKEASNLSLLAGAASLAAGSVLMHEVASRSRFSSPSPSPSESSRGVLKDSMTKSRSEESESYAADLSKKSAVSINIIPAPESPEVSMSQDEKETSQDEGEEESEEQDSAMVKQEEEDGDEEGMRTSAEVSEEEEEEDVSHSIEKVTEEEDDKDSNTLQPEDELETDVGEEGSRDEEEDESSAEEEEEKEEEEEASGTAGSESEDETEEKDSKGGDVGEVEEEEEEESEEGSSHETESKGGESKNEEEGEEEEGDLESKDEEEEGESESLKSLEEREESDVESETEGGEEEEEKKESSAEEEEEEKEEESSEEEESENEEESEEEDEEGEEVEEEEGEESENEEQEEEEEEEAEEESAEEEAEEEKEREEVAEEEEEAEEESAEEEAEEEKESEEEVVEAEEEEEEEEDQKSNEEAEEEEVDKDEEEEEEGEDEEEEEEEEEEEEEEEVVKKKKSAKSRSKLRSGVKGQAAGESEEFWDDVLPQYLNLK; from the exons ATGGCAGGGGAGGCTGAGGACGAGATACCAG AATCAGGAGCGGTTTTCACTTTTGGAAAGAGCAAATTTGCCGACAACGTCCCCAGTAAATTCTGGCTTAAAAATGACGTCCCCTTAAAAATAGCCTGTGGGGACGAGCATACCGCCTTAATAACAG AAAATGGGAAGCTCTTCATGTTTGGCAGCAACAACTGGGGCCAGCTCGGTCTGGGATCCAAAGTGATCGTGAACAAGCCTACTTGTGTCAAAG CTCTTAAATCTGAGAAAGTTCAGTTTGTGGCCTGTGGAAGAAACCACACCCTCATCTGCACAG ctCGGGGAAAGGTGTTCGCCGCAGGTGGGAACAGTGAGGGTCAGCTGGGGCTCGGCGACTGTGAGGAGAGGACGGCCTTCCGGAGGATCGAGAGCTTCGATTCACGTGGACCAATCAAAATGCTCGCTGCTGGTTCGAACACCTCTGCCGCTCTCACAG AGAGTGGTAAACTGTTCATGTGGGGCGACAACACGGAGGGTCAGATCGGTTTGGGGAAGGAGAGCCACGCCTCCTCGCCACAGGAAGTCAGCGTGGGACGACCAATCAGCTGGGTGTCCTGTGGATACTACCACTCTGCCTTAGTGACAG tTGACGGAGCTCTGTACACGTTTGGCGAGAGTGACAGCGGTAAACTGGGACTGGGCACCGACCAGCTGCCCCGACACCGAGTCCCTCAGCAGGTGAAGAGCATCAAGGAGCCGGTGATACAGGTGGCCTGCGGAGGTGGACACACGGTGGCGCTAACAG AGGATGACGTGTACACATTCGGTCTCGGTCAGTTCGGACAGCTCGGTCACGGGACGTTCACCTTCGAGTCGCGGCTGCCGCGGCCCATCGAGCACTTCAAAAAGGGACGAGTCTGTCAGGTGGCCTGCGGAGAAAACCACACCGCCGTCATCACAG acGGCGGTTTGCTGTACACGTTTGGAGACGGCAGACATGGGAAACTGGGCCTGGGAGAAGAAAACTTTACCAACCAGTTTAAACCAACTCTGTGTCCGCGCTTCCTCAAGTACAACGTTCAGGCA ACGACGTGCGGCGGCTGCCACATGGTGGTGTTGGCTCGGCCGAGGGATCAGAGCTGCGGTGATGTGACTCTGGAGGAGGACGACGTCACAGAAGATTACCTGGAGAAGCCGTACGTGGAGCTGCTGGGGGACGCGGCCGACTCCTCCACCCTGCAGAGGAGCCTCTCCGCTCGGGTTCGCAGGAGGGAGAGG GAGAGATCTCCGGACCAGTTCGGCGCCATGTTCCGCACGCTGCCCGCCATGATGCCCGGCTACCTCCACCCGCCGCTGCCTGTCTCCAGCCAGACCATCCCGCCCAGGCTGCCTCCACCTGAGCTGACCCACAGAAAGGTGCTCAACGGCACTCACCAACACGGGAGCGCAGGCTCAAACCACCAGG AGCAGACAGGGGGCGAGACAGACAGCGTTGTGGAGAGCCTGACCGACACCGACAGCGTTAAAGGCCTGGGAGAAACCACAGACTTCCTCAACATG ACACACGTGATGAAGATGGACCCCAGTGATAAAACACTCACTCTGTCTCCAGTTCAGAAG AGGAAGGGTAAGCATGGTAAGACCAataaagggcagaaagagaacCAAAAAAGTGGGGGAAAGCTCTTGAAGCAGAGCAGTTTCTCTTCGACTTCCCCGTCTCAGAAGAGCGAGACTGTCTCTCCTCGCCGGGCGTTACCCACCGAGCTTCTGAGGGGCCACAGCGCCCGCTCTCTGGCCTCTCAGAgctcacagagacagaaaacaaccaACCAGAACAAAGAGAATCTGATCATGGCcgtggaggagctgcagaggaaaCCCAGTAAAAACAAACCTCCGAGCGTAGGGGACATTAGGAAGGCATCGTCTAAGCAGCAGCTCAGGCCAGTTCAGGGAAAAAGTCAGCTGATAGAGGTTGGCAGAAAACGGGTACCAGACTCTAAACAAAGTCCTGAAACCAGAAAGACAGTTTCAGGTGTCTGCTCTGAATCTGTACTGGCGAAAGTTAAGCAAGTGCAGCCTAAACCTGTCAGTGTTAAAAGCAAACCAATAGCCATGCAACGTCAACATGCAGgagttagctcgccagctaaACGCAGTGACACAGACTCACCTGGGTTTCATCTGAGCAGTGCCTTGGATGAAGAGAGCTTAGATAGCTCTCGACTGCTCTCTGGGGtgaaaaaaaactcaaaacctAAAGGGAACACAGATGTTTCTAAAAAGTCTAAGAacgagaaaaacaaaaaagaggcTCAGTCAAAAAAAGAGTCCAAACTTGCAAAAGAAACATCAAAAGAGGCGTCAAATCTCAGCCTGCTTGCTGGAGCTGCCTCTCTTGCAGCAGGATCGGTGTTAATGCATGAGGTGGCGTCCAGAAGCCGTTTTAGCTCGCCGTCGCCATCCCCATCCGAAAGCAGCCGCGGTGTCCTGAAAGACAGCATGACAAAATCACGAAGCGAGGAATCAGAATCCTACGCTGCCGATTTAAGTAAAAAATCCGCAGTCAGCATCAATATCATACCTGCACCAGAGAGTCCTGAAGTCAGTATGAGTCAGGACGAGAAGGAAACGAGTCAGGAtgaaggtgaggaggagagtgaggagCAGGACTCTGCGATGGtcaaacaggaggaggaagatggagatgAGGAAGGGATGAGAACGAGTGCAGAAGTaagcgaggaagaggaggaggaggatgtcaGTCACAGTATCGAGAAagtaacagaagaagaagatgacaAAGACAGCAACACTCTTCAACCAGAGGATGAGTTGGAAACTGATGTAGGCGAGGAGGGAAGcagggatgaggaggaagatgagagcagtgctgaggaagaggaggaaaaggaggaggaagaggaagcaaGCGGGACAGCAGGAAGTGAAAGTGAAGATGAGACtgaagagaaagacagcaaaGGAGGTGATGTAGGagaggtggaagaggaggaggaggaggaaagcgAGGAAGGGTCGAGTCACGAGACAGAGAGCAAAGGAGGAGAGTCTAAAAATGAGGAGGaaggtgaggaagaagagggggatTTGGAAAGcaaggatgaagaagaggagggtgaaAGTGAGTCTTTAAAGTCtttggaggagagagaagaaagtgatgtagagagtgagacagagggaggagaagaggaagaggagaaaaaagagagtagtgctgaggaggaagaggaggagaaagaggaggagagtagTGAGGAAGAAGAGAGTGAAAATGAGGAGGAAAGtgaagaagaggatgaagaaggagaagaggtggaagaggaggagggggaggagagtgaaaatgaagagcaggaggaggaggaggaagaagaagcagaggaagagagtgctgaggaagaggcagaagaggaaaaagagcgtGAAGAAGTGgcggaagaagaagaagaagcagaggaagagagtgctgaggaagaggcagaagaggaaaaagagagtgaagaaGAAGTGGTGGAAgcggaggaagaagaagaggaggaggaggatcaaAAAAGCAATGAAGaggctgaggaggaagaggttgataaagatgaggaagaggaggaggagggtgaagatgaagaggaagaagaagaagaggaggaggaagaagaggaggaggaggttgtcaaaaagaaaaagtctgCTAAATCTAG
- the LOC122871826 gene encoding tyrosyl-DNA phosphodiesterase 2-like — MEQVCAVGESPEKTTTSSTTNRKEGEENTPGSSTNEAQDNPAASVCSGDTAGTKENPSEEENNKLSLISWNVDGLDGEEQPERCRGLCSYLLSHSPDVVLLQELIQPYIRFVKKRLAANYTFIEGGKEGYFIGMMLKKSRITLLDSEIVPYPTTQMMRNLLVAQVLFKGQKLCLMTSHFESCKPQAKERKRQLRLVMKRMTEAPDDVTVLFGGDTNLRDAEVANVGLPGCVYDVWEHLGEPEHCRYTWDTHANTNKDVQFKCRCRFDRLYLRRAAKDGVPQLEPDSMALIGLEKLECGRFTSDHWGIHCTFSAE; from the exons ATGGAGCAAGTCTGTGCCGTAGGAGAGTCACCAGAAAAAACGACCACCAGCTCCACAACCAACAGAAAGGAGGGTGAGGAAAATACTCCAGGAAGCAG CACTAATGAGGCTCAGGACAATCCTGCTGCCAGTGTCTGCAGTGGTGACACAGCAGGAACCAAAGAAAATCcatcagaagaagaaaacaacaaactgtcGCTGATCTCCTGGAACGTGGATGGGCTTGACGGAGAGGAACAACCAGAGAGATGTAGAGGACTCTGCTCTTACTTACTGTC ACACTCTCCTGACGTGGTGCTTCTTCAGGAGCTCATCCAACCATACATCCGCTTCGTGAAGAAACGTCTGGCGGCCAACTACACGTTCATTGAAG GTGGTAAGGAGGGTTACTTCATCGGGATGATGCTGAAAAAGTCTCGAATCACGCTGCTGGACAGTGAGATTGTCCCCTATCCAACCACTCAGATGATGAGGAACCTGCTTGTCGCTCAG GTGCTGTTCAAAGGCCAGAAGCTTTGTTTGATGACGTCCCACTTTGAGAGCTGCAAGCCCCAAGCAAAAGAGCGGAAGAGACAGCTGCGACTGGTGATGAAGAGGATGACAGAGGCGCCTGATGATGTCACCGTCCTGTTTGGAGGAGACACCAACCTGAGGGATGCTGAG GTGGCCAATGTGGGCCTTCCTGGCTGCGTCTACGATGTGTGGGAGCACCTGGGAGAGCCAGAGCACTGCCGCTACACATGGGACACCCACGCCAACACCAACAAGGATGTTCAGTTCAAGTGTCGCTGCCGCTTCGACCGGCTCTACCTGCGCCGGGCTGCCAAAGATGGGGTCCCACAGCTGGAGCCCGACAGCATGGCCTTGATAGGGCTGGAGAAGCTGGAGTGTGGCCGCTTCACCAGCGATCACTGGGGGATCCACTGTACATTCTCTGCTGAGTAG